One part of the Vitis riparia cultivar Riparia Gloire de Montpellier isolate 1030 chromosome 6, EGFV_Vit.rip_1.0, whole genome shotgun sequence genome encodes these proteins:
- the LOC117916592 gene encoding arogenate dehydratase 3, chloroplastic-like, whose translation MQALSPSPNLKSLIRTRPLVPTHRVAPHRLVVQCVYKSDYSNFSGGIGFSRADWQSSCAILASKVVSQQQGTEKSGNADLTAVNGHKTLDLVPIENLPKPLTITDLSPAPMHGSELRVAYQGVPGAYSEAAAGKAYPNCEAIPCDQFEVAFQAVELWIADRAVLPVENSLGGSIHRNYDLLLRHRLHIVGEVQLPVHHCLLALPGVRKEYLTRVISHPQALAQCEHTLTKLGLNVAREAVDDTAGAAEYVALNNLRDTAAIASARAADLYGLQILADGIQDDSSNVTRFVMLAREPIIPRTDRPFKTSIVFAHDKGTSVLFKVLSAFAFRNISLTKIESRPHRNRPIRLVDDANVGTAKHFEYMFYVDFEASMAEVRAQNALAEVQEFTSFLRVLGSYPMDMTPWCPSGGD comes from the coding sequence ATGCAGGCTCTATCTCCATCTCCTAATCTCAAATCCTTAATCAGGACGAGGCCGCTCGTTCCCACTCACCGCGTCGCTCCACACCGACTCGTGGTTCAATGTGTTTACAAATCCGACTACTCTAACTTCTCCGGCGGCATCGGGTTCAGCCGAGCTGATTGGCAAAGCTCTTGCGCCATCTTAGCTAGCAAGGTTGTGTCGCAGCAGCAAGGCACCGAGAAGAGCGGCAACGCCGATCTGACCGCTGTTAATGGCCACAAGACACTAGATCTCGTCCCCATCGAGAATCTGCCCAAGCCGCTCACCATCACCGACCTCTCACCCGCTCCGATGCACGGCTCGGAGCTCCGTGTGGCTTACCAGGGTGTTCCCGGCGCGTACAGCGAGGCCGCCGCCGGAAAAGCGTATCCGAACTGCGAGGCGATACCGTGTGACCAATTCGAGGTGGCGTTTCAGGCTGTAGAGCTGTGGATCGCCGATCGAGCTGTGCTGCCGGTGGAGAACTCGCTCGGAGGCAGCATTCACCGGAATTATGACCTCCTGCTTCGTCACCGCCTCCACATCGTGGGCGAGGTCCAACTTCCGGTGCACCACTGCCTGTTAGCCTTACCGGGAGTGCGAAAAGAGTACCTGACTCGCGTGATAAGCCATCCTCAAGCCCTGGCCCAGTGCGAGCACACGCTCACCAAACTCGGCCTCAACGTCGCTCGCGAGGCCGTGGACGACACCGCCGGAGCCGCGGAGTACGTAGCGTTGAACAACCTCCGAGATACGGCGGCGATCGCGAGCGCCCGAGCGGCGGATCTGTACGGACTCCAGATATTGGCGGACGGCATCCAAGACGACTCGAGCAACGTGACTCGGTTCGTGATGCTTGCGCGCGAGCCAATCATCCCTCGCACCGACCGGCCATTCAAGACCAGCATCGTATTCGCACACGACAAGGGAACGTCCGTACTGTTCAAGGTTCTGTCAGCGTTCGCCTTCAGAAACATAAGCTTGACGAAGATCGAGAGCAGACCTCACCGAAACCGTCCGATCAGATTGGTGGACGACGCGAACGTGGGAACGGCAAAGCACTTCGAGTACATGTTCTACGTGGATTTCGAGGCATCCATGGCAGAAGTCAGAGCCCAGAACGCACTGGCGGAGGTTCAAGAGTTCACATCTTTCTTGAGGGTGTTGGGGAGCTATCCTATGGACATGACGCCTTGGTGCCCTTCTGGGGGAGATTAA